The following DNA comes from Marichromatium purpuratum 984.
AGCACCAATCATCCACACGCTGATGACCCACCCTCGAATCGCCCCGCAATACCGACTCGACGGCATTGTGGCGACCGTGGACATGGGGACGGTGATGGACACACTGGACCACCATCAGGAGGCTATCAAGCAGGTCGCCATGGCCGACGCCTTGTTGCTGACCAAGAGCGACCTGGTGGCAGAGGAGCGACGTGGCCCGCTGCTGCACCGACTGGATGCCATCAACCCGGCCGCACCGCGCTGGGAGGTCCGCGACGGCGAGATCGCGGCACACCAGGTGCTCGGCCTTGGCCTATTCGATGCCACGGGAAAAACACCCGACGTGGCCCGCTGGCTCAACGAAGCGTCCTATGCGGTACAGTCGACGCATGCACATGCCCACGAGCACGAGCACGAGCACGGTCAGCACCATGATGAAAATCGGCACGACGATCACATTCGCGCCTTCTGTTTCACCATCGAGCAACCCATCGCCGAGGACAGTCTGACGAATTGGCTCGAGTTGCTGGCAGATTTCTCCGGCAGCAACATCCTGCGCGTCAAAGGCATTTTCAATATCGAGGGCACGGCGCGGCCGGTTGTCGTGCATGGTGTCCAACACGTCTTTCACCCGCCTGTCACCTTGCCGGCCTGGCCGAGCGAGGACCAACGCTCACGAGTGGTGTTCATCACGCGTGATGTCAGCAGGGAGCTGAAGGATTTCATCGAACGCGCCAACCATGTCTTGGCGACAGGAGCACTTTCGTGAACCCATTGTGGCTCATGCCGCGGCACCTCGGGCGCCGCCACTTCCCCGTTAACGCTATCGTGGCACTCGATTGCTCTCGCCAGAGAGGTGGCGCGTGCTGATTCGCAAGCTGTTCAAATTCGAGAACGCACACGTCGTACGCGGATGCAGCACGCGACGGTGCTCGCACTCCATCCACGGCCACTCCTACAAGGTCGAGCTGCTGCTGGAGGCACATGCGTTCGACAATGGCCAGATGATCTATGACTTCGGCCTGCTCAAGAGCCACGTGCGCGACCTGATCGACGCCTTCGATCACTCCATTGCGCTGTGGTCGGGTGATGATCCCGAATACCTGGATGCAATGCGCAAACACTCGGAACGCTGGGTGCTGATCCCGGTATCACCAAGCGCCGAACAGTTCTCGCGCCTGTTCTTCCGTCTTGTCGACACCGCCCTGTCGCTGACCGACATGGCCAACGGCGAAACCGATGTACGTCTGCACTCGGTCATCGTCCATGAAACAGAGACCGGCTACGCGCAGTGCTTCCGCGCAGACGCGAACAACCCGCGCATGGGCCGCATCGACCTGCCGGCGATTGAGTTCGCACCGGCCATCACCGAGCAATGGCCCGACCCTGATCTCTTCGAGCGGATCAAGCGAGGGGAGCGTCAGGTCAATCCATTGAGCCCATGCGACCAAGTATCCGGCCCAGACGAGCGTTCATGAACATGCGGCCGGTTGACGACGGGAGGGCGGATCGCGCGGAGTGTCGTGATCAAGCGGTTTGAGCCGACGGAGCGCGAGACGATCGGCACGCCGCGCCTGGCCCATCCTGCAGATCGACGGCTTCACGGCTTGGGAGTGTTTGGCGGAGAGGGAGGGATTCGAACCCCCGGACCCTTTCGAGTCAACGGTTTTCAAGACCGCCGCTTTCGACCGCTCAGCCACCTCTCCGGGGTACGCGCGGGACGACCTGTGGGGATGGCTTGAGTTGGTGCCGGTCGTCCGCATCTGGCGGGGATGGAAGGATACCGCAACTCGGGCGTTTTCCCAAGTCCGGTCGGGCTTGCGCGGGACGGCGGGTCAGGTATCCTTCTGGAACTTGAGAGATCGCAATCAGTCTCACCCAGCGATCAACTCGGTTTCTCAACCTGTTCGACCATAAGGAGTGAATGCACGACATGGCCAACAACAACTTTTCCTTCGTTCAGAGTGCTCCGTCGGCCGTCTCGGCCAACAAGGTGCTCAAGAACACCTACCTGCTGCTGGCCGCGACCCTCGGTTTCAGCGCGCTGACGGCGATGCTGTCGATCGCGCTGGCGATGCCCTCCTGGACCTACCTGGCCTCGGTGATCGTGGCCATGGTGCTGGGGATGTTCGTGCTGCCGCGCACCGCCAACTCCTCGGCCGGCATCGGCGTGATCTTCCTGATCACCGGCCTGATGGGCTTCGGTCTGGGCTCGATCCTGAGCATGTATCTGGCACTGCCCAACGGCCCGCAGACCGTGGGTCTGGCCTTCGGTGGCACCGCCGCGATCTTCCTCGGGCTGTCGGGTTACGCGCTCAGCAGCAAGCGTGACTTCAGCTTCATGGGCGGGTTCATCTTCGCCGGCATGATGGTGGTGATGATCGCGGTGATCGCGAACCTGTTCCTGCAGATGCCGGCGCTGTCGCTGGCGATCTCCTCGGCCATCATCCTGCTGATGAGCGGCTTCATCCTGTTCGATACCAGCCGGATCGCGCGGGGTGAGGAGACCAACTACATCATGGCCACCTACGGCATCTATCTGAGCATCTTCAACATCTTCATCAGCCTGTTGCAGATCCTCGGCATCATGGGCGACGAGTAACCGCCACGCTCGCCCCTCGACAGCCCCGGCCCCGCGCCGGGGCTTTTGTTTGTCTCGCCGGAGGTCTCCACCATGGAACTGTTTCTGAAGATCATGGCCGCAGCCCTGCTCGGGCTGATGCTGTTCTATCTCTGGCCGGTCTACAAGCGCTGGCAGGAGCACGGCCCCAAGGCCGAGAAGGGTGACTGGGCGGCGGCGATCGTACCGCTCGGCGCCGTCGCCGCGCTGGTGATCGTGCTGATCATGGCGGTGCGCTGAGGCGCGCCCCACCCTCCCCCGGCACGGGGCCGTCCGGCCCCGTGCCAATGCATTCACTCAGGCGTCTGCCGCGACCTGGCGCGCGGCCACCTGACGCAGTCGCTGCACCATCGCCTCGAGGCCATTGCGCCGGTTCATGCTGAGATGCCCGTCGAGCCCGAGCCGGGCGAAGAAGGCGCGGGCGTCGAAGTCGAGGATGTCGCGCGCGCGCTGCCCGGAGTAGAGCTGCTGGAGCAGCGCGATCAGCCCGCGCACCAGCTCGGCGTCGCTGTCGGCGAGGAACTCGACGCGCTCGGGGGCGTCGGGCATGGCGCGGGCGGCAATATAGACTTGGCTCTGACACCCCTGCACATGCGTTGCGGCGTTCTGCATCGACGCGGGCAGGTGCGGCAGCCGACCGCCGAGATCGATGATGTACTCGTGCCGGGTCGGCCAGTCGGGCAGCAGCTCGAAGTCGTCGGCGATCTGCGCGGCGGCGGCGGCGGGCGACTCGGCGCTCGGCCCCGGGTAGTCGAGCGCGACCTCGGCGACGGGCGCGACCCGTGCCTGACGCGCGCGCGTCTCGGCGGCGATCTCGACCAGCGCATCGGCCAGGAGGTCGATCTCCTCCAGGGTGTTGTAGACCCCGAAGGAGGCGCGCACCGTGGCCGCCACGCCGAGCCGCTCCATCAGCGGCTGACAGCAGTGGTGCCCGGTGCGCACGCAGATGCCGCGCAGATCGAGCGCGGTGCCGAGGTCGAGGCTGGAGATCGCCGGGGCTTCCATCACCCAGGAGGCGACACAGCTGCGCCGCCGCGCCCGGCCCTTGAGCGCGAGTCCGGGGATGGCCTCCAGGCGCTCGGTGGCATGACGCAGCAACCACTGCTCGTGGGCACTGATGCGCTCGAAGCCGACCGACTCGATCCAGTCGATCGCCGCGCCCAGCCCCACCGCGCCGGAGATGTTGGGCGTACCGGCCTCGAAGCGGGTCGGCGGCGCGGCATAGCGGGTGGTCTCGAAGCTGACCTGCTCGATCATGTCGCCACCGCCCTGATAGGGCGGCATCGCCTCGAGCAGCGCGCGTTTGGCATAGAGCACGCCGATCCCGGTCGGGCCGTAGAGCTTGTGGCCGGAGAAGGCGTAGAAGTCGGCGTCGAGCGCGCGCACGTCGGTGCGCCCGTGGGCGACCCATTGGGCGCCGTCGACCAGCACCAGGGCACCGTGCGCATGGGCCAGCTCGATGATCTCGCGCACCGGGTTGACGGTGCCGAGGGCGTTGGAGACCTGGTTGACCCCGACCAACCGGGTGCGTGGCGAGAGCAACCGACGGTAGGCCTCGAGGTCGATGTCACCGGCGTCGTCGATGGGGATGACGCGGATACGCGCCCCGGTCTGCTCGGCGAGCATCTGCCAGGGGACGATGTTGGAGTGGTGTTCGAGGTTGGAGAGCAGGATCTCGTCGCCGGGGCCGAGGTTGGCGCGCCCCCAGGTGGCGGCGACCAGGTTGATCGCCTCGGTGGTGCCGCGGGTGAACACGCACTCGGCAGGCTCGGCGGCATTGAGAAAGCGCGCCACCGCCGCGCGGGCGTGCTCGTAGAGCCGGGTGGCGTGTTGCGAGAGGCGGTAGTTGCCGCGATGGATGTTGGCGTGGGCGGCACGGTGATAATCGCTGACCGCCGCGATCACCGCTTGCGGCTGCTGGGTCGAGGCGGCGCTGTCGAGATAGACCAGCGGGCGACCATCGACCTGGGTGGAGAGGATGGGGAATTGGGCGCGCAACGCGACGACGTCGAGGGTCGCGTCGTCACTGCGCGGAGCCGGTGCGGCTTGAGCGTTCATGGCTGAATTCGTTAGGTTTAAGGCGATGCACGATTCTATCGCGGAGGCATCCGGTGCGGTCGGCCGGATGCCTCGGCGACAGTGCGGCAGGCACACGACGCGCGTCCCTGGGCGGCGTGGTCGACCGATCGACGGGGCGCGCTCCGCGCGCCCCCATTGGGTAGAGATGTGGGTCCGCCGCGGGCGGGATGCCAGTGGCTCGGCTCAGTCGGCCTCGGGGATGCGCACCACGGTGCGCCCACGGACCCGCCCGGCGAGGATCTCTTCGGCGGCCTGAGGCAGCTGCGCGAAGTCGACCTCACGGGTCATGGTCTCGAGCCGGTCGAGGTCGAGATCGCGCGCCAAGCGCGCCCAGGCGCGCTCGCGCAGCGCGTGCGGAGCCATCACCGAGTCGATGCCGTAGAGGGTGACGCCGCGCAGGATGAAGGGCGCGACCGTGGTCGGCAGCTCCATCGCATCGGCCAGCCCGCAGGCGGCCACCGCGCCGGCGCGCTTCATGCGGCTGAGTACGTTGGCCAGGGTGAGGCCGCCGGCGACATCGATCGCCGCCGCCCAGCGCTCTGATTCGAGCGGGCGCGGGGGCTGGGTGAACTCGGCGCGATCGAGGATCTCGGTGGCGCCGAGTTCGCGCAGATAGCCCGCCTCGTGCGCCCGTCCGGTGACCGCGGTCACCCGATGACCGAGCCGCCCCAGCAGGGCCACGGCAATGCTGCCGACGCCGCCGGCGGCGCCGGTCACCAGCACCTCGCCGGCACCCGGTTCGAGCCCGTGCGACTCCAGCGCCAGCACCGCGAGCATCGCGGTGTAACCGGCGGTGCCGATGGCCATCGCCTGGCGGCTGGTCAGCCCCTCGGGCAGCGCCACCAGCCAGTCGCCCGACACCCGAGCGCGCCCGGCATAGCCACCGGAATGCTTCTCTCCGACACCATAGCCGTTGAGCACCACCCGATCGCCGGGGCGAAAGCGCGGATCGCCCGACTCCACCACGCGACCGGCGAAGTCGATGCCGGGGATCAGCGGGAAACGACGCACGATCGGCGAGCGTCCGGTGAGCGCCAGTCCGTCCTTGTAGTTGAGCGTCGAGTACTCGACCGCGACGGTGACATTGCCCTCCATGAGGTCGGCCTCGGTCAGCCGCGTCAGTTCGAGCTGCTGGGCGCCGTCGTGACGATCGATCCGATAGGCGCTGAAGGTGGTCGTCATGTGGCGATCTCCTGTGCGTTGGGAATGAGGATTGGACCTGTCAGCCCGCCGTCGGGACCAGAGCGCGTTGGGGCGAGCGGCGAGGCCCGCGCGCGCGCTGCTGGGCCTCGAGCATGCGCGTCAGGGTATTGGCCGAGACCGGACGACTGATCAGATAGCCCTGGATCAGGTCGCAGCCCTCGGCGGTGAGGATGCGTTGCTGGCGGATGTCCTCGACGCCCTCGGCAACGGTGCCGATATCGAGATTGCGCGCCATCGACAGGATGGCGCGCACGATCGCGCGGCTGCGCCCGTCGGTGGCGAGGTCGTTGACGAAACTGCGGTCGATCTTGATGAAGTCCACCGGAAAGTGGATGAGATAGCTGAGGCTGGAATAGCCGGTACCGAAGTCGTCGAGCGAGATGCCGATGCCGAGGGCGCGCAGTCGCTCCAGCTCGGCCAGCGCGCGCTCCGGGTCGTGCAGCAACACCCGCTCGATCAGCTCGATGTGGAGCAGGCGCGCGGGGATGTCGTAGCGCTCGAGCAGGTCGGCGATGGTCTCGGTCAGTCCGCCGGCGGTGATCTGCGGCTCGGAGACGTTGACCGAGACGCGGATCTCGGGCAACCCGGCGTCGCGCCACAACCGCATCTGACGCAACACCGCCTCGATCACCCAGCGCCCCACCGGCACCACCAGGTCGCTGCTCTCGATGATGTCGATGAACACCCCGGGCATCACCAGCTGAGCGCCACGTCGCCAGCGCAGCAGCGCCTCGGCAGCATGGATACCGTTCTGCTGCGGCTCGACCAGCGGCTGATAGTGGACGACGAATTGCTCTTCGGCCAGGGCGATGCGCAGCGCCTCCTCGAGCGCCAGGCGCTCGACCGCCGCGGCGGTGATCTCGGGGCGGTAGAAGGCGATCGAGCGTCGCCCGCAGCGCTTGGCCGAGAGCAGTGCCGAGGCGGCGTTGCGCAGCAGCTCGGCGGCATCCTCGCCATCGCCGGGATAGAGCGCGCCACCGGCCGAGGCGCTGAGGGTGAGCTGACCGTGACCGGCGATCTCGATCGGCTGGCAACAGATGGCGAGATAGTGCGCGGCGAACGCCGAGGCGGTGGCCAGCTCCTCGCCGAGTTCGGTGAGGATGACGAAGGTATCGTCGCTCAGTCGCGCCAC
Coding sequences within:
- a CDS encoding CobW family GTP-binding protein — its product is MTSQTSKPLTDPAPDLVPVTLLTGFLGSGKTTVLNNLVRQPELADALVIINEFGEMALDHMLVAHSTENLVMEMSNGCVCCSIRHDLVKTLRDITWRYSRNGERWFKRILIETTGLADPAPIIHTLMTHPRIAPQYRLDGIVATVDMGTVMDTLDHHQEAIKQVAMADALLLTKSDLVAEERRGPLLHRLDAINPAAPRWEVRDGEIAAHQVLGLGLFDATGKTPDVARWLNEASYAVQSTHAHAHEHEHEHGQHHDENRHDDHIRAFCFTIEQPIAEDSLTNWLELLADFSGSNILRVKGIFNIEGTARPVVVHGVQHVFHPPVTLPAWPSEDQRSRVVFITRDVSRELKDFIERANHVLATGALS
- a CDS encoding 6-pyruvoyl trahydropterin synthase family protein, which translates into the protein MLIRKLFKFENAHVVRGCSTRRCSHSIHGHSYKVELLLEAHAFDNGQMIYDFGLLKSHVRDLIDAFDHSIALWSGDDPEYLDAMRKHSERWVLIPVSPSAEQFSRLFFRLVDTALSLTDMANGETDVRLHSVIVHETETGYAQCFRADANNPRMGRIDLPAIEFAPAITEQWPDPDLFERIKRGERQVNPLSPCDQVSGPDERS
- a CDS encoding Bax inhibitor-1/YccA family protein, whose translation is MANNNFSFVQSAPSAVSANKVLKNTYLLLAATLGFSALTAMLSIALAMPSWTYLASVIVAMVLGMFVLPRTANSSAGIGVIFLITGLMGFGLGSILSMYLALPNGPQTVGLAFGGTAAIFLGLSGYALSSKRDFSFMGGFIFAGMMVVMIAVIANLFLQMPALSLAISSAIILLMSGFILFDTSRIARGEETNYIMATYGIYLSIFNIFISLLQILGIMGDE
- a CDS encoding SufS family cysteine desulfurase; translated protein: MNAQAAPAPRSDDATLDVVALRAQFPILSTQVDGRPLVYLDSAASTQQPQAVIAAVSDYHRAAHANIHRGNYRLSQHATRLYEHARAAVARFLNAAEPAECVFTRGTTEAINLVAATWGRANLGPGDEILLSNLEHHSNIVPWQMLAEQTGARIRVIPIDDAGDIDLEAYRRLLSPRTRLVGVNQVSNALGTVNPVREIIELAHAHGALVLVDGAQWVAHGRTDVRALDADFYAFSGHKLYGPTGIGVLYAKRALLEAMPPYQGGGDMIEQVSFETTRYAAPPTRFEAGTPNISGAVGLGAAIDWIESVGFERISAHEQWLLRHATERLEAIPGLALKGRARRRSCVASWVMEAPAISSLDLGTALDLRGICVRTGHHCCQPLMERLGVAATVRASFGVYNTLEEIDLLADALVEIAAETRARQARVAPVAEVALDYPGPSAESPAAAAAQIADDFELLPDWPTRHEYIIDLGGRLPHLPASMQNAATHVQGCQSQVYIAARAMPDAPERVEFLADSDAELVRGLIALLQQLYSGQRARDILDFDARAFFARLGLDGHLSMNRRNGLEAMVQRLRQVAARQVAADA
- the acuI gene encoding acrylyl-CoA reductase (NADPH), which gives rise to MTTTFSAYRIDRHDGAQQLELTRLTEADLMEGNVTVAVEYSTLNYKDGLALTGRSPIVRRFPLIPGIDFAGRVVESGDPRFRPGDRVVLNGYGVGEKHSGGYAGRARVSGDWLVALPEGLTSRQAMAIGTAGYTAMLAVLALESHGLEPGAGEVLVTGAAGGVGSIAVALLGRLGHRVTAVTGRAHEAGYLRELGATEILDRAEFTQPPRPLESERWAAAIDVAGGLTLANVLSRMKRAGAVAACGLADAMELPTTVAPFILRGVTLYGIDSVMAPHALRERAWARLARDLDLDRLETMTREVDFAQLPQAAEEILAGRVRGRTVVRIPEAD